One window of Thermococcus sp. genomic DNA carries:
- a CDS encoding adenylate kinase family protein, whose translation MIIAVSGTPGVGKTTVSKLLSERLGYEYVSVKDFALMKGIGEPVGDEIEIDVDALAREVKAEFSARNVVIDGHLSHLVPADVVVVLRLHPRAVAERLKSRGYSRKKLAENVEAELVDVILVEALEKNKRVLEVDTTDKTPDEVVDEILTLLEEGVKRRVGVVDWTEAYDDVLEYLMLGGD comes from the coding sequence ATGATAATCGCCGTGAGTGGTACTCCCGGAGTCGGTAAAACCACCGTTTCAAAGCTCCTAAGTGAGAGGCTTGGCTACGAATACGTGAGTGTGAAGGATTTTGCCCTCATGAAGGGTATCGGTGAGCCTGTTGGGGACGAGATTGAGATAGACGTCGATGCGCTGGCCCGTGAAGTTAAGGCCGAGTTCTCCGCCAGGAACGTTGTCATCGATGGCCACCTCAGTCACCTGGTTCCAGCCGATGTTGTCGTGGTCCTCCGTCTCCACCCGAGAGCAGTGGCCGAGAGGCTCAAATCCCGGGGATACTCCCGTAAAAAGCTGGCCGAAAACGTTGAAGCCGAACTCGTAGACGTCATTCTCGTTGAGGCACTGGAGAAGAACAAGAGGGTTCTGGAGGTTGACACCACAGATAAGACCCCCGACGAGGTCGTCGATGAGATCCTGACACTTCTTGAGGAGGGGGTGAAGAGGAGGGTAGGGGTTGTCGACTGGACCGAGGCGTACGATGACGTCCTCGAGTATCTGATGCTAGGGGGTGATTAA
- a CDS encoding M48 family metalloprotease: MGAIKWLRLVLVILLTALVPAILGYLLVGIQGMIVMLFLVLIADWLIYWYGDRLLMRWYRVRLVTESDYPYLYAVLRKLSSSAGIPLPKLALAPVGTPNLFSTGKGSGSATIVLTYGLLRVLDPDEIEGVLAHEVAHILNGDTLIQTVVSVITGFVLSVAYALGRLFSFVSRKEKGDDPNSGFLVRILAPIAGGLLYIGLSPSREYLADEHGARISGKPLALASALLKLDKAISFRPMKGGNLATSGLFIVNPFRGSLAEMVSTHPPTDERAERLLKIAEEMGVYT, translated from the coding sequence ATGGGGGCCATCAAATGGCTCAGACTGGTGCTTGTAATACTTCTCACAGCTCTCGTTCCGGCGATACTGGGATACCTCCTTGTGGGTATCCAGGGTATGATCGTCATGCTTTTTCTCGTTCTAATCGCCGACTGGCTGATTTACTGGTACGGAGACAGGCTCCTGATGAGGTGGTACAGGGTCAGGCTCGTTACCGAAAGCGATTATCCCTACCTGTATGCAGTTCTGAGGAAGCTTTCGTCCAGCGCAGGGATTCCTCTCCCCAAACTGGCCCTGGCCCCCGTTGGCACTCCGAACCTGTTCTCGACCGGCAAAGGCTCGGGAAGCGCCACCATAGTCCTCACCTACGGGCTGCTGAGGGTGCTCGACCCCGACGAGATAGAGGGTGTCCTGGCCCATGAGGTGGCCCACATACTGAACGGAGACACCTTAATTCAAACCGTCGTTTCTGTGATTACGGGTTTTGTACTCAGCGTCGCCTATGCCCTCGGCAGGCTGTTCAGCTTCGTGTCTCGGAAGGAGAAGGGCGATGATCCCAACAGCGGGTTCCTGGTTAGAATACTCGCCCCCATAGCCGGGGGCCTTCTGTACATCGGCCTGAGTCCCTCCCGGGAGTACTTGGCCGACGAGCACGGAGCAAGGATAAGCGGCAAACCCCTCGCGCTCGCCAGCGCCCTGCTAAAACTCGACAAGGCGATATCTTTCCGCCCGATGAAGGGGGGCAACCTGGCCACGTCAGGACTCTTCATCGTGAACCCCTTCAGGGGGAGTCTGGCTGAGATGGTCTCAACTCATCCACCCACCGATGAAAGGGCGGAGAGGCTTTTGAAGATAGCCGAGGAGATGGGCGTCTACACATGA
- a CDS encoding metallophosphoesterase, with protein MRFIAVTDIHGNSKRSRQLAEVLRGEEFDALLVAGDLTHFSGSGKAREVLEPLLELDMPVLAVHGNCDGRDVPELLSELGINVHNRRVQVGGVGIVGIGGSNITPFHTIWELTEDEIATILEENYRDGDIILSHVPPHGTVADKVHFGHHVGSRALREFIEEESPPVVVCGHIHEGRGIDRIGETLVVNPGPLFRKYYAVIELGEEIKVELKKL; from the coding sequence GTGAGATTCATCGCGGTAACGGACATCCACGGAAACTCCAAGAGGAGCAGGCAGCTTGCCGAAGTTCTGAGGGGCGAAGAATTTGACGCACTCCTCGTTGCGGGAGATTTAACCCATTTCAGCGGTTCTGGTAAAGCAAGGGAAGTTCTTGAACCTCTTCTGGAGCTTGATATGCCTGTGCTTGCCGTTCACGGAAACTGCGACGGCAGGGACGTCCCGGAACTCTTGAGCGAACTCGGAATAAACGTCCACAACAGGCGGGTCCAGGTCGGTGGGGTCGGCATCGTTGGAATCGGCGGTTCAAACATCACGCCCTTCCACACGATATGGGAGCTGACGGAGGACGAGATAGCCACGATTCTGGAGGAGAACTACCGGGACGGCGACATAATCCTCTCCCACGTTCCGCCCCATGGAACTGTGGCTGACAAGGTCCACTTTGGCCACCACGTTGGCAGCAGGGCGCTGAGGGAGTTCATAGAGGAGGAATCCCCTCCGGTCGTCGTCTGCGGCCACATACACGAGGGGAGGGGGATCGACCGGATCGGAGAAACCCTCGTGGTAAACCCCGGCCCGCTCTTCAGAAAGTATTACGCCGTGATAGAGCTCGGAGAAGAGATAAAGGTGGAACTGAAGAAGCTTTAA